In Tenebrio molitor chromosome 8, icTenMoli1.1, whole genome shotgun sequence, a genomic segment contains:
- the LOC138137379 gene encoding nicotinate phosphoribosyltransferase-like has product MSRVTNGSVSPEKRLGQNCIVQPLLTDLYQITMAYAYWKSGKTESHAVFDLFFRKNPFQGEFTVFAGLEECVKFLDKFSYSKSDIDYLRQILPPTIEEDFYKYLANLNAKEVTLYAVKEGTVIFPRIPMLRVEGPLIIVQLLETTLLNLVNYASLIATNASRYRMAAGKLKLYEFGLRRAQGPDGGLSASRYSYIGGFDGTSNVLAGKLFNIPVKGTHAHSYVTSFNSLDELTVRNLAPKGGGKAMDFVDLATKWRERLVAVFSVMLSEANDGEFAAFISFAIAFPNGFLSLVDTYDVKKSGLLNFSAVALTLYDLGYEPLGIRLDSGDLAYLSVIARNVFAKISREFKRPGFANLLIMASNDINEETILSLNEQGHEIDAFGIGTHLVTCQKQPALGGVFKMVEINGRARIKLSHDVAKVTIPGKKEAYRLYGENGNALIDLLQISSEAAPEVGKKVLCRHPFQEAKRAFVIPSKVEPLLQLYWKDGEICQPLPNMQEIKEQVVNSLKILRPDIRRTLNPTPYKVSVSDNLYHYLHNLWLENAPIGELS; this is encoded by the coding sequence ATGTCTCGTGTGACGAACGGTTCCGTATCTCCCGAAAAGAGGTTAGGACAAAATTGTATAGTGCAACCCCTTTTGACCGACTTGTATCAAATAACGATGGCTTACGCTTATTGGAAATCAGGCAAAACTGAATCCCACGCTGTTTTTGATTTGTTCTTCCGCAAGAACCCGTTTCAAGGCGAATTCACTGTCTTTGCAGGCCTAGAGGAATGTGTCAAGTTCCTTGACAAGTTTTCCTATTCCAAGAGCGATATCGATTACCTCAGACAGATTCTTCCGCCGACTATCGAAGAAGATTTCTACAAGTATCTGGCAAACCTGAATGCAAAGGAAGTCACACTGTATGCAGTCAAAGAAGGAACAGTCATATTCCCCAGAATACCGATGCTACGTGTTGAAGGCCCACTCATTATAGTTCAACTCCTGGAAACCACACTTTTGAATCTGGTAAATTACGCAAGTTTAATCGCGACGAACGCGTCCAGATATCGAATGGCTGCTGGTAAATTGAAATTATATGAATTCGGGCTCAGAAGAGCACAGGGCCCAGATGGAGGACTGTCAGCTTCAAGATACTCATATATAGGAGGATTCGACGGGACTAGCAACGTCCTAGCTGGGAAGTTGTTCAATATTCCAGTGAAAGGCACTCACGCCCATTCTTACGTGACCTCGTTTAACAGTTTAGACGAGCTTACCGTTCGAAACTTGGCCCCAAAAGGTGGCGGAAAAGCTATGGATTTTGTTGATCTAGCCACAAAGTGGCGCGAGAGGCTGGTCGCAGTATTCAGTGTCATGTTGTCAGAGGCTAATGATGGTGAATTCGCCGCTTTTATCTCGTTCGCCATAGCTTTTCCCAACGGATTTCTCTCCCTCGTCGACACTTACGATGTCAAGAAGAGCGGTTTGTTGAATTTCAGCGCGGTAGCTCTAACGTTGTACGACTTGGGCTACGAACCCTTAGGCATCCGTCTGGACAGCGGAGATCTCGCGTATCTCTCCGTCATTGCACGCAACGTCTTTGCGAAAATCAGCAGAGAATTCAAGCGTCCAGGCTTTGCCAACTTGCTAATCATGGCGTCCAACGACATCAACGAAGAGACGATTCTCAGCTTGAACGAGCAAGGACACGAGATCGACGCTTTCGGCATCGGGACCCATTTGGTCACTTGTCAGAAACAACCAGCACTGGGCGGCGTCTTCAAAATGGTAGAAATCAACGGTCGAGCTAGAATCAAACTAAGTCACGACGTGGCCAAAGTCACCATTCCCGGAAAAAAAGAAGCGTACAGGCTGTACGGAGAGAACGGAAACGCGTTGATCGATCTGCTCCAAATATCCTCCGAAGCTGCACCAGAGGTGGGGAAAAAGGTGCTGTGTAGGCACCCGTTCCAAGAGGCGAAACGCGCATTTGTCATACCTTCGAAAGTCGAGCCGTTGCTGCAGTTGTACTGGAAGGACGGAGAGATCTGCCAGCCTTTACCCAACATGCAAGAGATCAAGGAACAAGTCGTCAACAGTTTGAAGATATTGAGGCCGGACATAAGGAGGACTCTGAATCCTACTCCTTACAAAGTTTCCGTTAGTGATAACTTGTACCATTATTTGCACAACTTGTGGCTAGAAAATGCCCCCATAGGGGAGTTGTCCTAG